The following proteins come from a genomic window of Flavobacteriales bacterium:
- the tatA gene encoding twin-arginine translocase TatA/TatE family subunit produces the protein MNFASIILGFFGPQEIIIVLIIVLLLFGGRKIPELMKGLGKGIKEFKDASKADEPDQISEKKD, from the coding sequence ATGAATTTCGCATCGATAATCCTTGGTTTTTTCGGCCCTCAGGAGATCATCATCGTCCTGATCATCGTATTGCTTCTTTTCGGTGGCAGAAAAATTCCTGAACTCATGAAAGGTCTTGGAAAAGGCATCAAGGAATTCAAGGATGCCAGCAAAGCCGATGAACCCGATCAAATCTCTGAAAAGAAGGACTGA
- the gatA gene encoding Asp-tRNA(Asn)/Glu-tRNA(Gln) amidotransferase subunit GatA: protein MGTIASYHQALKNGSTTVRKTVEDFLARIEAEKHLNAFLEVYADEALAAADAADQKLKTGSAGRLAGVVIGIKDNICYADHHVYGSSKILGGFESLYSSTAVEKLLAEDAIIIGRLNCDEFAMGSSNENSAYGNVLNPLDNARVPGGSSGGSAVAVAAGLCHVSLGSETGGSVRQPASFCGIVGVKPTYGRVSRHGLLAFASSFDQIGPFAKNVEDAALVLEVIAGSDAFDSTVSSKPVPSYTPSAEGKKKFAYLKECVDNEAIAPAIKHHFLEVVEKLKADGHMVEAVDFPVLDYLIPTYYVLTTAEASSNLSRYDGMRYGYRSPRATDLESTYKLSRSEGFGTEVKRRIMLGTFVLSAGYYDAYYGKAQKVRRLLKNTTDELFAKYDMLLSPTTPDVAFKFGENADDPIKMYLEDIYTVFANLVGIPAISVPMGEKDGLPFGIQVMADQFEEAQMFSYAKYIMDDCCEQLV from the coding sequence ATGGGCACCATTGCTTCCTACCATCAGGCACTCAAAAACGGCTCGACCACAGTAAGAAAAACGGTTGAAGACTTCTTGGCTCGTATCGAAGCCGAGAAGCATCTGAACGCATTTCTTGAAGTTTATGCGGATGAGGCATTGGCTGCTGCCGATGCGGCCGATCAGAAACTGAAAACAGGCTCAGCAGGAAGGCTCGCTGGTGTGGTCATCGGCATCAAAGACAATATCTGCTACGCGGATCATCACGTTTACGGGTCCAGCAAGATCCTTGGTGGGTTCGAATCACTTTACAGTTCCACGGCAGTTGAAAAACTGCTTGCCGAAGATGCCATCATCATTGGCCGTTTGAACTGTGATGAGTTCGCCATGGGAAGTTCCAATGAGAACTCAGCCTACGGAAATGTGCTCAATCCGCTGGACAACGCGCGTGTACCTGGCGGTTCATCGGGCGGTTCTGCCGTTGCGGTTGCCGCTGGTCTCTGCCATGTTTCGCTTGGTTCGGAAACTGGAGGTTCAGTACGTCAACCAGCATCTTTCTGCGGCATTGTGGGCGTAAAACCGACCTACGGGCGTGTTTCGCGCCACGGGCTTTTGGCATTCGCTTCAAGTTTTGACCAGATCGGTCCATTCGCCAAAAATGTAGAAGATGCAGCGTTGGTTCTGGAAGTGATCGCGGGAAGCGATGCGTTTGACAGCACGGTGTCGAGCAAACCCGTTCCGAGTTACACACCATCGGCCGAAGGCAAAAAGAAGTTCGCTTACCTGAAAGAGTGTGTGGACAATGAGGCCATTGCGCCAGCCATCAAACACCACTTTTTGGAGGTCGTTGAAAAGCTGAAAGCAGACGGCCACATGGTGGAAGCTGTCGATTTCCCTGTGTTGGATTACCTGATCCCGACCTATTACGTGCTTACAACAGCCGAAGCTTCATCCAACCTTTCGCGGTATGATGGCATGCGCTACGGTTATCGCAGTCCGCGCGCCACCGATCTGGAAAGCACCTACAAGCTTTCGCGTTCGGAAGGTTTCGGAACTGAAGTGAAACGCAGGATCATGCTCGGAACGTTCGTTCTTTCAGCAGGATATTACGATGCTTATTACGGCAAGGCGCAGAAAGTGAGACGCCTGCTGAAGAATACGACTGACGAACTCTTCGCCAAGTACGATATGCTGCTCTCTCCCACCACGCCAGATGTAGCGTTCAAATTTGGAGAGAATGCAGATGACCCGATCAAGATGTATCTGGAAGACATTTACACGGTTTTCGCCAACTTGGTGGGCATTCCTGCCATTTCGGTTCCAATGGGCGAAAAAGACGGCCTTCCGTTCGGAATTCAAGTAATGGCCGATCAGTTTGAAGAGGCGCAAATGTTCAGCTACGCCAAATACATAATGGACGATTGTTGTGAGCAACTCGTCTAA
- a CDS encoding LysM peptidoglycan-binding domain-containing protein, translating to MLRYKITKVEMMRRAGLSVLLVLATAFSSFAGGSDTSKVELPKDDPILAALDSMATARFFLASEFTTDTVLLNKRKWKKDEIPVFDDAHYREAFKKMDRESPFNLVYNAPVKAYIDAYLGKNRDKVGRLLGLAELYFPMFEETLDRYDLPLELKYLAIVESALNPDARSRSGAMGLWQFMYRTGKIYNLNSTSYVDERRDPYKSTQAACEYFRFLYDMFGDWQLVLAAYNGGPGNLLKAIRRSGGKRDYWELRPFLRQETQGYVPAFMAVNYVMQYAAENNVYPVQPKFFSYELDTVVVHKHTDLVTLSAVLQIPYAEVAFLNPMYRHNIVPETDEGMSLILPKDKIGVFLTNQADIYQLGKEPLNMAFANQGEIMKETRKTHKVKYGETLGGIAARYRVSVSDLRDWNGIRGNLIREGQTLVLYTQTASPSQSSSTATVSESSDKGGRYHVVQAGDTLWGIAKNNGISVEKLRELNNISNHYQLKIGTKLKIG from the coding sequence ATGCTGCGTTATAAAATCACAAAAGTGGAAATGATGAGGCGCGCGGGATTATCGGTTCTTTTGGTGTTGGCAACGGCTTTCAGTTCGTTTGCTGGCGGTTCGGATACATCAAAGGTCGAGCTACCGAAAGACGACCCGATCCTGGCCGCGTTAGACAGCATGGCCACGGCCCGATTCTTCTTGGCGAGTGAGTTTACTACGGACACGGTTCTGCTGAATAAGCGCAAATGGAAAAAGGATGAAATTCCTGTGTTTGATGACGCGCATTACAGGGAAGCCTTCAAAAAAATGGACCGTGAAAGTCCGTTCAACTTGGTTTACAACGCACCTGTAAAAGCCTACATCGATGCGTATCTGGGCAAGAATCGCGACAAGGTCGGACGCCTTTTAGGATTGGCAGAACTGTACTTTCCGATGTTCGAAGAAACGCTGGACCGTTACGACCTTCCGCTCGAACTGAAATACTTGGCCATTGTAGAATCTGCGCTGAATCCGGATGCACGTTCGCGCTCAGGTGCCATGGGACTTTGGCAGTTCATGTACCGCACAGGTAAAATCTATAACCTGAACTCCACTTCGTATGTGGACGAGCGCAGAGACCCGTACAAATCAACACAGGCAGCATGCGAGTATTTCCGCTTTCTGTATGATATGTTCGGAGATTGGCAGTTGGTTTTGGCGGCTTACAATGGTGGTCCAGGAAACTTGCTCAAGGCCATCAGACGTTCTGGTGGAAAACGCGATTACTGGGAACTCCGTCCGTTCCTGCGTCAGGAAACGCAAGGTTACGTTCCTGCCTTCATGGCGGTGAACTACGTGATGCAGTATGCGGCCGAGAATAACGTTTATCCCGTCCAGCCCAAGTTCTTCAGCTATGAGTTGGACACGGTTGTGGTGCATAAGCACACCGATCTGGTAACGCTTTCGGCTGTCTTACAGATCCCGTATGCCGAGGTAGCTTTTTTGAATCCGATGTACCGCCACAATATTGTTCCAGAGACGGACGAGGGAATGTCGTTGATTCTTCCGAAGGATAAGATCGGAGTGTTTCTCACAAATCAGGCTGATATCTACCAGCTTGGAAAAGAACCGCTGAACATGGCCTTTGCCAACCAGGGCGAGATCATGAAGGAGACCCGAAAGACCCATAAAGTGAAGTATGGCGAAACGCTTGGCGGCATTGCAGCTCGTTATCGCGTCAGCGTTTCGGATCTCCGCGATTGGAATGGCATCCGCGGTAACCTCATTCGTGAAGGACAGACATTGGTGCTTTATACCCAAACGGCAAGCCCATCGCAATCGAGTTCTACCGCAACGGTTTCAGAATCTTCGGACAAAGGTGGCCGCTACCACGTGGTGCAGGCGGGTGACACACTCTGGGGAATTGCCAAGAACAATGGCATTTCAGTGGAGAAACTCCGAGAACTGAACAACATTTCCAATCATTATCAGTTGAAGATCGGTACAAAACTGAAGATCGGCTGA
- a CDS encoding DUF4837 family protein, translating into MGIFQRREIEKLRNRVFLFLLPLLLFACNPPEMPLPGITGKAGELVVVMDEKEWKGLPGDTVFNTLSQHVYGLPQPEPMFNVVHIKSDAFTKIFQTHRNLLITSIGPEYKKRIELKTDVWSTPQVVIEIAAPTEEEFIELFSANASRIIGHVLKKEEARVIKSYASQLNKEAAGKIKSKFGVSLSLPYGYNIATDEDDFIWARYEDKDITQSVLIYSEPYEKENTFTKEGMVEAMDRFSKNYVPGPENGTFMSVYTDYPPLFEETSIGGRYASKLTGMWTVEGALMGGPFVSYATLNPTETRVIYLHGFVYAPGKNKRNYMRQVDAILNSASLN; encoded by the coding sequence ATGGGAATCTTTCAACGCAGAGAAATTGAAAAACTAAGAAATAGGGTCTTCCTGTTTCTGCTTCCATTGTTGCTTTTTGCCTGCAACCCTCCTGAAATGCCTCTTCCGGGCATTACCGGGAAAGCCGGTGAATTGGTGGTTGTGATGGACGAGAAGGAATGGAAAGGTCTACCTGGCGATACGGTTTTCAACACACTTTCGCAGCACGTTTACGGACTGCCTCAACCAGAACCGATGTTCAATGTGGTGCACATCAAATCGGATGCCTTTACCAAGATATTCCAAACACATCGGAATCTGCTGATAACCAGCATCGGGCCTGAATACAAGAAGCGCATTGAACTGAAAACGGACGTTTGGTCCACACCTCAGGTGGTCATTGAAATTGCCGCACCCACAGAAGAGGAGTTCATTGAGCTTTTTTCGGCCAACGCCTCACGCATTATTGGTCACGTGCTGAAAAAAGAAGAAGCGCGCGTCATCAAAAGCTACGCTTCGCAACTGAACAAAGAAGCTGCTGGGAAGATCAAATCCAAGTTCGGTGTCTCACTCAGCCTCCCGTATGGCTACAATATTGCAACCGATGAAGACGATTTCATTTGGGCGCGCTATGAGGACAAGGATATCACGCAAAGCGTTCTTATTTATTCAGAACCTTACGAAAAGGAGAATACGTTCACCAAGGAAGGAATGGTCGAGGCGATGGACCGCTTCTCCAAGAACTATGTTCCCGGGCCTGAAAATGGAACGTTCATGAGCGTTTACACGGATTATCCACCATTGTTTGAGGAAACCTCCATCGGTGGCCGATATGCCTCCAAACTGACGGGAATGTGGACGGTGGAAGGTGCTTTGATGGGCGGTCCGTTCGTCAGTTACGCCACCCTTAACCCCACAGAAACCCGCGTAATCTATCTGCATGGCTTTGTTTATGCCCCAGGCAAGAACAAACGCAACTACATGCGGCAGGTGGATGCCATTCTGAACAGCGCATCGCTGAACTGA
- a CDS encoding T9SS type A sorting domain-containing protein, translated as MKHILLFAAVLFSFGSFAQTCTPDANYSGAPAGLYPSGPLGPTCELIAPKTIVSLTDTTMYNATISQNVTLYITRMRINSVSGLPSGLALSTDVMASADANGPWGYWDNTGSVPNQTAAFGCAYVYGTGGDWDAAIGGGPNNDGAYPLVFEVDAYIQSTNPAGIAAFIGAPTWVSAVSPSLGGGAFFIYDTLVVASDYANISTTISGSTNVDPVTQYMYSVPQDPNVTYAWTATNGTIVSGQGTNQVTVEWNGSGNIQVDLTDGGCQGTDNMDVTANPTGLDEVAGISASIYPNPNNGVFTLRIGATDAISVRVMDVSGKIISSKQFNGSALYSFDLQDAPAGVYLMEIETEQGRTFKRLVKN; from the coding sequence ATGAAACACATTTTACTTTTTGCTGCCGTACTGTTCTCTTTCGGCAGTTTCGCCCAAACATGTACACCAGATGCCAATTATTCGGGTGCACCTGCTGGCCTGTATCCGAGCGGCCCCTTGGGCCCAACATGCGAGCTGATCGCCCCAAAGACCATTGTGAGCCTTACCGACACCACGATGTACAACGCTACAATTTCGCAGAATGTAACGCTCTACATCACGCGGATGCGCATCAATTCGGTGTCCGGTCTCCCAAGCGGACTCGCGTTAAGTACGGATGTGATGGCCTCGGCCGATGCCAACGGGCCTTGGGGTTATTGGGACAACACCGGTTCGGTGCCCAACCAGACCGCAGCTTTCGGATGCGCATACGTTTATGGAACAGGTGGAGATTGGGATGCCGCCATCGGTGGCGGACCGAACAACGATGGTGCTTATCCATTGGTCTTTGAAGTGGATGCTTACATTCAATCCACCAATCCGGCTGGCATTGCAGCATTCATCGGTGCTCCTACCTGGGTAAGTGCGGTGTCTCCAAGTTTAGGAGGCGGAGCGTTTTTCATCTACGATACGCTGGTCGTAGCTTCCGATTATGCCAACATCAGCACCACCATTTCTGGAAGTACGAATGTTGACCCGGTAACCCAATACATGTATTCTGTTCCGCAGGACCCGAATGTGACCTATGCTTGGACAGCAACCAACGGAACGATTGTTTCCGGACAGGGAACAAACCAAGTAACGGTTGAATGGAACGGTAGCGGAAACATTCAGGTTGACCTGACAGATGGCGGCTGCCAAGGAACAGACAACATGGATGTAACGGCCAACCCAACAGGTTTGGATGAGGTTGCAGGCATAAGCGCAAGCATTTACCCAAATCCGAACAACGGTGTTTTCACGCTACGCATAGGAGCTACGGATGCTATTTCTGTACGCGTAATGGATGTTTCTGGTAAGATCATCAGCTCCAAACAGTTCAACGGCAGTGCGCTTTACAGTTTCGACCTGCAGGATGCTCCGGCAGGGGTTTACCTGATGGAGATCGAAACGGAGCAGGGAAGAACCTTCAAACGATTGGTGAAGAACTGA
- a CDS encoding T9SS type A sorting domain-containing protein — MTMKNKTLLLLFSMLTILGTVRSKAQGCFPDPNFASEGYGAYPAGPMLTDCSGSNSYKTIISVTDTVMPNPINPSQPISTYIDAMRIVGDTGLPAGLIIETDVLSSATAQSPYGTWVNGGSVGQGLIAAIGCLNITGDPTDWAAASSGGPNNDGVYPVTLSIDLRIAGTVPDISFLIANGSWASETGGLVGPITLELELHVNDTDCNGTLFAFPEVVADNDTTQNCDGEVNVEVYNGVPPYSFTFSTGATGSSSLTGLCPGLYSVSITDANGASAITDFVIGSSQNVYSNVGSGGVWPPAGADTLFSSYATCDIDYNLPLDSFEIVSAVTSGPDTCLVTWVVWQQGAPYTVTSIYPFLGSNPTVFSLMLWCENGRSTLGEFEIYEFMDLSVGIQEHASSINAEVFPNPSSGLFNLRLETTKWAAVRISDLSGRLIANRQFNGSTLYSFDLQGAPAGVYLMEIETEQGRTFKRLVKN; from the coding sequence ATGACCATGAAAAACAAGACTTTACTCCTACTATTTTCCATGTTGACCATACTTGGTACGGTCCGTTCCAAGGCACAAGGATGTTTTCCCGACCCTAATTTTGCAAGTGAAGGGTATGGCGCATATCCTGCCGGCCCTATGCTAACCGACTGTAGCGGGTCGAATTCTTATAAGACCATTATTTCTGTGACAGATACGGTAATGCCCAACCCTATAAATCCATCTCAACCCATTTCCACTTACATAGATGCCATGCGCATCGTTGGTGATACGGGGCTTCCTGCCGGCCTGATCATCGAAACGGATGTATTGAGCAGCGCAACGGCCCAATCTCCATACGGCACATGGGTCAATGGCGGTTCTGTTGGGCAGGGATTGATCGCTGCTATCGGATGTCTCAATATTACCGGAGATCCCACTGATTGGGCAGCTGCCTCATCAGGAGGCCCCAACAATGATGGGGTTTATCCGGTCACACTATCGATTGATTTGAGAATTGCTGGAACCGTGCCTGATATTTCGTTCCTGATTGCCAATGGCAGTTGGGCTTCTGAAACAGGTGGGCTGGTGGGACCAATCACTTTGGAGCTTGAACTACATGTGAACGACACCGACTGCAACGGAACCCTGTTTGCCTTTCCCGAAGTTGTGGCGGACAATGACACGACCCAAAACTGCGATGGAGAAGTCAACGTGGAGGTGTACAACGGGGTTCCGCCTTACTCATTCACTTTCTCAACAGGTGCAACCGGAAGCTCTTCGCTGACGGGACTCTGCCCGGGACTCTATTCCGTGTCCATAACTGATGCAAACGGAGCTTCTGCGATAACGGATTTTGTGATCGGTTCATCACAGAATGTCTATTCAAACGTTGGTAGTGGCGGTGTTTGGCCTCCTGCTGGTGCTGACACACTTTTCAGTTCTTACGCTACATGTGATATTGATTACAACCTGCCGCTCGATTCATTTGAAATTGTGAGTGCCGTAACCTCTGGACCTGATACATGCTTGGTCACCTGGGTCGTTTGGCAGCAGGGTGCTCCTTATACAGTTACGTCCATCTATCCATTCTTAGGGTCGAACCCAACGGTTTTTTCGTTGATGCTTTGGTGCGAAAACGGTCGCTCCACATTGGGTGAGTTTGAGATCTATGAATTCATGGATCTCTCGGTAGGAATTCAGGAACATGCATCCTCCATCAACGCTGAGGTCTTCCCAAATCCAAGCTCAGGACTTTTCAATTTGAGATTGGAAACGACAAAATGGGCAGCCGTTCGGATATCTGACCTGTCCGGAAGATTGATCGCAAACCGACAGTTCAACGGCAGCACGCTTTACAGTTTCGACCTGCAGGGTGCTCCGGCAGGGGTTTACTTGATGGAGATCGAAACGGAGCAGGGAAGAACCTTCAAACGATTGGTGAAGAACTGA
- a CDS encoding T9SS type A sorting domain-containing protein — MKQVVLLVFSIILYCKGYGQTCADSLYAPNGFGLYPGGYFMRACNELSDDKTFIGKVRHLALSPSLDSQIVYFDAVKIDTVYYLPPGFELTTDVMSSATPDAPYGIWESPDPMNNVPSIGCISISASQSAWDSASTYSGIWSLTPGINTFALRLGYRVLSTDPDISFLYPPGVWTSESDPFLLSNGIDRLDTAINATICGDIWAYPEVTPDNFFSSACEGTVDVTGLNGTPPYSYQFSNGITNSTGQLDSLCVGVYTVEVTDANGYTATATFAIPADSSIYSNIAASQIWIPSDTSYAYAQTCDLDYTLPVDSFLLVDSVQITADTMIATWIVYQLGDTFTITGFYPFQGYGPSTLALVVFCMNGRSQPGVFAFFDFVNIGTGILPEEPRIVSQVFPNPSSGLFNLRLETTKWAAVRISDLSGRLIANRQFNGSTLYSFDLQDAPAGVYLMEIETEQGRTFKRLVRN; from the coding sequence ATGAAACAAGTAGTTCTTTTAGTGTTCTCTATAATCCTGTACTGTAAAGGATACGGTCAAACATGTGCTGATTCATTGTATGCGCCTAATGGTTTCGGTTTGTACCCAGGCGGATACTTCATGCGCGCATGTAACGAACTGTCAGATGACAAAACCTTCATTGGAAAGGTTCGGCACCTTGCATTATCCCCTTCTTTAGACTCCCAGATAGTTTACTTTGACGCGGTTAAAATCGATACGGTTTATTATTTACCTCCTGGCTTTGAACTCACCACAGATGTTATGTCTTCCGCAACACCGGATGCCCCATACGGAATATGGGAAAGTCCAGACCCAATGAATAATGTTCCTTCCATTGGGTGTATTTCCATCTCCGCGTCCCAATCAGCATGGGATAGTGCCTCAACTTACAGTGGGATATGGAGTTTAACTCCGGGAATAAACACCTTTGCGTTAAGACTGGGTTATAGGGTTTTATCCACCGACCCTGATATTTCCTTTCTTTATCCTCCGGGCGTATGGACCTCTGAATCAGACCCTTTTCTTCTATCAAATGGTATTGATCGACTTGATACGGCAATCAATGCAACAATCTGCGGAGATATTTGGGCTTACCCTGAAGTCACTCCTGACAACTTTTTCTCATCTGCATGTGAAGGCACGGTTGATGTTACAGGGCTGAATGGAACTCCTCCATATTCTTATCAGTTTTCCAATGGCATTACGAACAGTACAGGACAACTTGATTCTCTATGTGTTGGGGTCTATACTGTAGAGGTGACAGATGCCAACGGCTATACAGCGACAGCCACTTTTGCAATCCCTGCCGACTCCAGTATCTACTCCAATATTGCTGCTTCTCAGATATGGATTCCATCGGACACATCCTACGCATATGCTCAGACGTGCGATCTTGACTACACTCTTCCTGTTGATTCTTTTCTATTGGTTGATTCTGTTCAGATAACTGCGGATACTATGATTGCGACTTGGATTGTTTACCAGTTAGGCGATACATTTACTATAACTGGTTTCTACCCATTTCAAGGCTATGGTCCTTCTACCTTGGCATTAGTGGTCTTTTGTATGAATGGCCGATCTCAGCCTGGCGTATTTGCGTTTTTCGATTTCGTAAACATTGGAACAGGTATTTTACCGGAAGAGCCCAGAATTGTTTCTCAGGTCTTCCCAAATCCAAGCTCAGGACTTTTCAATTTGAGATTGGAAACGACAAAATGGGCAGCCGTTCGGATATCTGACCTGTCCGGAAGATTGATCGCAAACCGACAGTTCAACGGCAGCACACTTTACAGTTTCGACCTGCAGGATGCTCCGGCAGGGGTTTACCTGATGGAGATCGAAACGGAGCAGGGAAGAACCTTCAAACGATTGGTGAGGAACTGA
- a CDS encoding DUF58 domain-containing protein yields the protein MRLLRPIFLTNRVFYLLGFCITVFALGFSFSGLVYAGFLLLAMILVAVAVDIRSAQQLAQNIEVERKVAPHFSLSDSNSVKLYMKNGNGRPIQVRIIDEIPVQFQVRDFLLREELPANDERSIQYQLTPAKRGEFIFNSINILFEAPLGLVEYRKTIEQQQRVKVYPSFEQMQKFEMMAFNSVRQDEGIRRLRRIGHGYEFSDIRHYVIGDDPRSVNWKASSRMGELMVNNYEDERSQKVYAIIDQSRTMRMPFNGMSLMDYAINTSLAILNIALKNQDHSGLMSFSKTLGVYVPAQRKNNQLSRIMDALYNQESSTNEANYAELFTSIKTRIRNRSLLFLFTNFQSLNALKRVLPQLKRLNRDHLLVVTFFENTELETFRQEPIQTTLDMASKVMADKLSEELTQIVYELRTAGIQAIKTRPEDLTTNTVNKYLELKSRGLI from the coding sequence ATGAGGCTGCTCAGACCGATCTTCCTTACCAACCGGGTGTTCTATCTGCTCGGATTCTGCATAACGGTGTTCGCATTGGGCTTTTCGTTCAGCGGGCTGGTTTATGCGGGATTTCTGCTTTTGGCGATGATCTTGGTTGCCGTAGCGGTCGATATTCGCTCAGCCCAACAACTGGCACAGAACATAGAAGTAGAACGAAAAGTAGCTCCACATTTTTCTCTGAGCGATTCCAATTCTGTAAAGCTGTATATGAAAAATGGGAATGGTCGGCCAATACAGGTGCGGATCATTGATGAGATTCCGGTTCAGTTTCAGGTTCGGGATTTTCTGTTGAGAGAAGAGCTGCCTGCCAATGACGAACGAAGCATTCAATACCAACTAACTCCTGCAAAGCGGGGCGAGTTCATCTTCAATTCCATCAATATCCTGTTTGAAGCACCATTGGGATTGGTGGAATACCGGAAGACCATTGAGCAGCAGCAGCGGGTGAAAGTGTACCCTTCGTTTGAACAGATGCAGAAGTTCGAGATGATGGCTTTCAACTCTGTGCGGCAGGATGAAGGAATCAGAAGGCTTCGAAGGATCGGACACGGATATGAGTTCAGCGACATCCGTCATTACGTTATCGGGGACGATCCGCGAAGCGTGAACTGGAAGGCAAGCAGTCGTATGGGCGAACTGATGGTGAACAACTATGAAGATGAGCGCTCGCAGAAAGTGTATGCGATCATCGACCAGAGCCGCACCATGCGCATGCCGTTCAATGGAATGAGCCTGATGGATTACGCCATCAATACCAGCTTGGCCATTCTCAATATTGCGTTGAAGAACCAGGACCATTCTGGGCTCATGTCATTCTCAAAGACTCTCGGTGTTTATGTTCCCGCGCAGCGAAAGAACAACCAACTGAGCCGTATTATGGATGCGCTTTACAATCAGGAAAGCAGCACAAACGAAGCCAATTACGCAGAGCTTTTCACGTCCATTAAAACCCGCATCCGCAACCGTTCGCTGCTGTTTCTGTTCACCAATTTTCAGAGTTTGAATGCGCTGAAAAGGGTGTTGCCGCAATTGAAACGGTTGAATCGCGACCATCTGTTGGTGGTCACATTCTTTGAGAACACGGAGCTTGAGACATTCCGGCAAGAGCCGATACAAACAACCCTTGATATGGCATCGAAGGTCATGGCCGATAAGTTGAGTGAGGAGCTTACGCAGATCGTCTATGAATTGCGAACTGCGGGAATTCAGGCCATTAAGACCCGACCGGAAGACCTGACCACCAACACGGTCAATAAGTACTTGGAACTCAAATCGAGAGGATTGATATGA